A window from Deltaproteobacteria bacterium encodes these proteins:
- the mltG gene encoding endolytic transglycosylase MltG, with amino-acid sequence MQKKIIIVAVVLLILVALAGGALLNLLNFAARPGSVEGVEQDVVIPPGRGLKATAADLHARGIVTDAFKFNLYARLKGDDKRIKAGEYRLSSSYSPKKILGIIVSGKVRLYRITIPEGLNLVQIARMMPAAGLGSEKRFTAAANDEEFAHRLDIPASSFEGYLFPDTYHFPRGVSAQKIIQTMVQRFRQVFKPAWEARAREIDMSVHQVVILASIIEKETGEPAERPLISSVFHNRLRRGMRLASDPTVIYGIKDFNGNLTRRDLKTRTPYNTYKIKGLPLGPISNPGAGALEAALYPADTDYLYFVSKKDGTHQFSKTYAAHEKAVRKYQLRR; translated from the coding sequence ATGCAGAAGAAGATCATCATTGTCGCGGTGGTATTGCTCATCCTCGTGGCACTGGCCGGCGGCGCCTTGCTGAACCTGCTTAATTTCGCCGCCAGGCCGGGGAGCGTGGAGGGTGTCGAACAAGACGTAGTGATCCCGCCGGGCCGGGGACTGAAGGCCACGGCCGCCGATCTGCACGCCCGCGGCATTGTCACCGACGCGTTTAAATTCAACCTGTACGCACGCCTGAAGGGGGATGACAAGCGCATCAAGGCGGGAGAATACCGGCTGTCGTCTTCGTATAGCCCCAAAAAGATCCTGGGCATCATTGTCAGCGGAAAGGTGCGGCTCTACAGGATTACCATCCCCGAAGGCTTGAACCTGGTGCAAATCGCCCGGATGATGCCGGCCGCCGGTTTGGGATCGGAAAAGCGCTTTACGGCGGCCGCCAATGATGAGGAATTCGCCCACAGGCTGGACATTCCCGCAAGCTCCTTCGAGGGCTATCTTTTTCCGGACACGTATCATTTCCCCAGGGGCGTTTCGGCCCAAAAGATAATCCAGACCATGGTGCAGCGGTTCCGGCAGGTGTTCAAGCCGGCGTGGGAAGCGCGCGCCCGGGAAATCGACATGAGCGTTCATCAGGTGGTGATTCTGGCTTCCATCATCGAAAAGGAGACCGGCGAGCCTGCGGAGCGCCCGCTCATTTCTTCCGTTTTCCACAACCGGCTGCGAAGGGGCATGCGCCTGGCCAGCGACCCCACGGTGATTTACGGCATAAAGGATTTCAACGGCAACCTGACCCGCAGGGATCTCAAGACCCGGACCCCTTACAACACGTATAAAATCAAAGGCCTGCCCCTGGGGCCCATTTCCAATCCGGGTGCCGGGGCCCTGGAGGCCGCTTTGTACCCCGCAGACACGGACTATCTTTACTTTGTTTCCAAAAAGGACGGCACGCACCAGTTTTCCAAAACCTATGCGGCGCACGAAAAGGCGGTGCGGAAGTATCAATTGCGGCGTTGA
- a CDS encoding 2-oxoacid:acceptor oxidoreductase subunit alpha yields the protein MDKNIRFIQGNEACVEGALYAGLDFFAGYPITPSTEIAEHLSSRLPRKGGKFVQMEDEIASMCAIIGASLTGKKVMTATSGPGFSLKQEALGYAIMTEIPCIIVNVQRGGPSTGLPTSVAQGDVMQARWGTHGDHAIIALTASNHQDVFAVTVQAFNLAETYRTPVVLLFDEVVGHMREKLVIPEPGAIPLVDRLRTSVKEGVDYHPYLPREDGRLPMSDFGSVHRYNVTGLYHDMWGFPTTKPEIVQGLHRHLVDKIRNHVNQIAMFKEYYLEDAECVLISYGSSARSALHVVESRRPRGERLGLLELQTLWPFPYQLIKEKCKSAKYILVVEMNAGQILRAVKRAVRNPERVFLANRVDGVFITPTDIRNILRIIMGKGA from the coding sequence ATGGATAAAAACATCAGATTCATTCAGGGCAACGAGGCGTGCGTGGAGGGTGCGCTCTACGCCGGACTGGACTTTTTCGCCGGCTACCCCATCACCCCCTCCACCGAAATAGCCGAGCATCTGTCCAGCCGGCTTCCCCGAAAGGGGGGCAAGTTTGTCCAGATGGAGGACGAAATCGCCTCCATGTGCGCCATCATCGGCGCTTCGCTGACCGGAAAAAAGGTGATGACCGCCACCAGCGGGCCCGGGTTCTCCCTCAAACAGGAGGCCCTGGGCTACGCCATCATGACGGAAATCCCCTGCATCATCGTCAACGTGCAGCGCGGCGGCCCTTCGACCGGCCTGCCCACCAGCGTGGCCCAGGGCGACGTCATGCAGGCCCGCTGGGGAACCCACGGCGACCACGCCATCATTGCGCTCACAGCCTCCAACCACCAGGACGTGTTCGCCGTCACCGTGCAGGCCTTCAACCTGGCCGAAACCTACAGGACGCCGGTGGTGCTCCTGTTCGACGAGGTGGTCGGCCACATGCGTGAAAAGCTCGTTATCCCCGAACCCGGAGCGATTCCCCTGGTGGACAGGCTGCGGACCTCCGTGAAGGAGGGGGTGGATTACCACCCTTACCTGCCCCGGGAGGACGGCCGCCTGCCCATGTCCGATTTCGGCAGCGTCCACCGCTACAACGTGACCGGCCTGTATCACGACATGTGGGGGTTCCCCACCACCAAGCCGGAAATTGTGCAGGGCCTCCACCGGCATCTGGTGGACAAAATCAGAAACCACGTCAACCAGATCGCCATGTTCAAAGAGTACTACCTGGAAGACGCCGAGTGTGTCCTGATCTCCTACGGGTCGTCTGCCAGGTCAGCGCTGCACGTGGTCGAATCCAGGCGCCCCAGGGGTGAACGCCTGGGGCTTCTGGAACTCCAAACCCTGTGGCCCTTCCCCTACCAGTTGATCAAAGAAAAGTGCAAAAGCGCCAAGTACATCCTGGTGGTGGAGATGAACGCCGGCCAGATACTGCGGGCCGTGAAAAGGGCTGTCAGAAATCCCGAACGCGTGTTCCTGGCCAACCGGGTCGACGGGGTCTTCATCACCCCCACCGACATCAGAAACATCCTCAGGATCATCATGGGAAAAGGGGCGTAA
- a CDS encoding 2-oxoacid:acceptor oxidoreductase family protein: MERCRLVFSGSGGQGVITAAIVLAEAAVLHEGLMAVQSQAYGPEARGGATRSDIIIADEPINYPKVIQPNILVCLTQEAYNKFYAIVRPGGILITDRRYVKTRHKADARQKEIPMYESVMEKIGKPIVFNICMLGTLLSITELIKPESIMKVLETRIPAGFLDLNRDALELGMQLGEEYR, encoded by the coding sequence ATGGAACGATGCAGACTGGTGTTTTCAGGATCCGGAGGACAAGGGGTCATCACCGCGGCCATCGTGCTCGCCGAAGCCGCCGTGCTTCATGAAGGCCTCATGGCGGTCCAGTCCCAGGCATACGGACCGGAAGCCCGGGGCGGTGCCACCCGCAGCGACATCATCATCGCCGACGAACCCATCAACTACCCCAAGGTCATTCAGCCCAACATCCTGGTGTGCCTGACCCAGGAAGCCTACAACAAATTCTACGCCATCGTGCGCCCGGGGGGAATTCTGATCACGGACAGGCGGTACGTCAAGACGCGGCACAAGGCAGACGCCCGCCAGAAAGAGATACCCATGTATGAGTCGGTCATGGAAAAGATCGGCAAACCGATCGTTTTTAACATCTGCATGCTGGGCACGCTGCTTTCCATTACCGAGCTGATCAAGCCTGAATCGATCATGAAGGTTCTCGAAACCCGCATACCGGCGGGCTTTCTGGACCTGAACCGGGATGCCCTGGAACTCGGTATGCAACTGGGCGAGGAATACCGGTAA
- the purM gene encoding phosphoribosylformylglycinamidine cyclo-ligase, producing MDKSLTYADAGVDIEKANLLVKGIKEIAKATYKAGVMGDIGGFGSLFSLNTAHYERPVLVSSTDGVGTKLKLAFMSGKHDTIGIDLVAMCVNDIAVQGALPLFFLDYISMGKLDNDVAMSIIAGIGEGCKLAQCALIGGETAEMPGLYAENEYDLAGFTVGIVDNDKIIDGSEIHVGNQLIGVASSGLHSNGFSLVRKICFERLKLSLDAHVPELGKTLGEELLTPTKIYVNSIQSMIKNLPVLSLAHITGGGFEDNITRVIPNACSIVMHKRSWDVPPIFAFLQKAGKIKDHEMMRTFNNGLGLVAVVPEKAVQDVLERLNVLGEKAFVIGEIVERKDRKERIEWV from the coding sequence ATGGACAAATCGCTCACCTATGCGGATGCCGGTGTGGACATCGAAAAAGCCAATCTGCTGGTTAAAGGAATAAAAGAAATTGCCAAAGCGACCTACAAGGCCGGCGTGATGGGTGATATCGGCGGCTTCGGCAGCCTCTTTTCGTTGAACACCGCCCACTATGAAAGGCCGGTTCTGGTCAGCTCCACCGACGGTGTCGGCACCAAGCTCAAACTGGCGTTCATGAGTGGAAAACACGACACCATCGGCATCGACCTGGTTGCCATGTGCGTCAACGACATCGCCGTGCAAGGGGCCCTGCCGCTCTTTTTTCTCGATTACATCTCCATGGGCAAGTTAGACAACGACGTGGCCATGAGCATCATTGCCGGCATCGGCGAAGGGTGCAAATTGGCCCAGTGCGCCCTCATTGGCGGTGAAACCGCGGAAATGCCGGGTCTCTACGCAGAGAACGAATATGATCTTGCCGGCTTCACGGTGGGCATCGTGGACAACGACAAGATCATCGACGGATCTGAAATCCACGTGGGCAACCAACTGATCGGCGTCGCCTCCAGCGGACTGCACAGCAACGGCTTTTCCCTGGTCCGGAAAATCTGTTTCGAACGACTGAAGCTGAGTCTCGACGCGCACGTGCCGGAATTGGGAAAAACCCTCGGAGAGGAATTGCTGACGCCGACCAAAATATACGTCAACTCCATCCAGAGCATGATTAAAAACCTGCCGGTGCTGAGCCTGGCCCACATCACCGGCGGCGGTTTCGAGGACAACATCACCCGTGTCATCCCAAATGCCTGCAGCATTGTCATGCACAAAAGAAGCTGGGACGTACCTCCCATTTTCGCCTTCCTCCAAAAAGCCGGCAAAATCAAAGACCACGAAATGATGCGAACGTTCAACAACGGGCTGGGCCTGGTTGCCGTCGTCCCCGAAAAGGCGGTGCAGGATGTCCTGGAGCGCTTGAACGTTCTCGGCGAAAAAGCATTCGTAATCGGCGAAATCGTTGAAAGGAAGGACCGGAAGGAACGGATTGAATGGGTGTGA
- a CDS encoding 4Fe-4S binding protein, which produces MAKPKLKEHLINREWCKGCGICVHFCPKAVLELDDQDKVVAARPEDCICCRLCELRCPDLAIEIVTEETTRPEA; this is translated from the coding sequence ATGGCGAAACCGAAACTGAAGGAACACCTCATCAACAGGGAATGGTGCAAGGGCTGCGGTATATGCGTGCACTTCTGCCCCAAAGCGGTGCTCGAACTGGACGACCAGGACAAGGTGGTTGCCGCGAGGCCCGAAGACTGCATCTGCTGCAGACTCTGCGAGCTCAGATGCCCGGACCTGGCTATCGAAATCGTCACCGAAGAAACAACACGACCCGAGGCTTGA
- a CDS encoding aminotransferase class I/II-fold pyridoxal phosphate-dependent enzyme → MTKFARLDRLPPYVFATVNQIKMDARRNGEDIIDLGMGNPDLGTPQHIVDKLVEASGKPHNHRYSASMGITKLRMAIADWYKHRFDVDIDPETEAIVTIGVKEGMSHLILVTIRPGDVVFTPNPTYPIHPYSTIIAGGDVRGIPVGPESDFFENLIAATRQTWPRPKILVISYPHNPTTEVVDLTFFQKIVDFAKDHDMMVIHDFAYADIVFDGYKAPSFMQAKGAKEVGVEFFSLSKSYSMPGWRVGFCVGNRETVAALRRIKSYLDYGIFQPIQIASIIALKGPQDCVREICDTYRDRRDALISGLERVGWDIKSPKGTMFVWGKIPDQYLHMGSVEFSKFLIREAQVAVSPGLGFGEYGDDYVRFALIENNMRINQAVRGIRKIM, encoded by the coding sequence ATGACGAAGTTTGCCAGATTGGACCGTCTTCCACCCTATGTATTTGCCACCGTCAACCAGATAAAGATGGATGCAAGGCGCAACGGGGAGGACATCATCGATCTGGGGATGGGAAACCCGGACCTGGGAACGCCGCAACACATCGTCGACAAACTGGTGGAGGCGTCGGGAAAGCCCCACAACCACCGTTATTCGGCCTCCATGGGGATTACCAAGCTACGCATGGCCATTGCCGACTGGTACAAGCACAGGTTCGACGTGGATATCGACCCGGAAACGGAGGCCATCGTGACCATCGGGGTGAAGGAGGGAATGTCCCACCTGATCCTGGTGACCATCAGGCCGGGTGACGTGGTTTTTACGCCCAATCCGACCTATCCCATTCATCCCTATTCGACCATCATTGCCGGTGGCGATGTACGGGGCATACCGGTGGGGCCGGAAAGCGATTTTTTCGAGAATCTGATAGCCGCCACCCGGCAAACCTGGCCCCGCCCTAAAATTCTGGTGATCAGCTACCCCCACAACCCCACGACCGAGGTGGTCGACTTGACGTTTTTCCAGAAGATCGTGGATTTCGCCAAGGACCACGACATGATGGTGATTCACGATTTTGCTTATGCGGACATCGTTTTCGATGGCTACAAGGCCCCCAGTTTCATGCAGGCCAAAGGCGCCAAAGAGGTCGGCGTGGAGTTCTTTTCGCTGTCGAAGAGTTACAGCATGCCCGGCTGGCGGGTGGGTTTCTGCGTGGGCAACAGGGAGACCGTGGCCGCCCTGCGCCGGATCAAAAGCTATCTGGACTACGGCATTTTTCAACCCATTCAGATCGCGTCCATCATCGCCTTGAAAGGCCCCCAGGATTGTGTCCGGGAGATTTGCGACACCTATCGGGACAGGCGTGACGCCCTGATCAGCGGGTTGGAGCGCGTGGGATGGGATATCAAGAGCCCCAAAGGCACGATGTTCGTCTGGGGGAAAATTCCGGACCAGTACCTGCACATGGGATCCGTGGAGTTTTCCAAATTCCTGATCAGGGAGGCCCAGGTGGCCGTGTCGCCGGGACTGGGATTTGGAGAGTATGGGGACGACTATGTCCGTTTTGCCCTGATAGAGAACAACATGCGCATCAACCAGGCCGTGAGGGGCATTCGAAAGATAATGTAA
- the hemW gene encoding radical SAM family heme chaperone HemW, translated as MNAATTADAGLYIHVPFCVKKCTYCDFYSVTDLSDVDVFVEAVVHEMQLLVGEPPLVFDTLYLGGGTPSVLPPDQIGHLVERARYHFNFRDDVEITIEVNPGTANLSHLRAYRQIGINRINIGVQSFSADTLRFLGRIHTADEAAAAITAARRAGFANLGVDLIYGIPAQTPEAWQKDLERAAAFTPEHLSCYTLTYEEGTPLWHRKARGEVDPLDENMVGDLFAATQAFLDRHGYEQYEVSNFAKRMPAPHQPGSRVSRRSRHNMKYWSGAPYIGLGPSAHSFTPPCRRWNVTDLKDYIARLRNGEPPVEASETLTREQRLTETLYLSLRTVEGIDVPFLEQTFGLDFHDLYGKIVDDLTEQGMIALTGARCALTPKGLRFLDGIAALFVGQ; from the coding sequence ATGAATGCAGCCACTACTGCAGATGCCGGCCTCTACATCCACGTTCCTTTCTGCGTGAAAAAGTGCACCTACTGCGACTTCTATTCGGTAACCGACCTTTCGGACGTGGATGTCTTCGTGGAAGCTGTCGTGCACGAGATGCAGCTTTTGGTGGGGGAACCGCCCCTGGTTTTCGACACCCTCTATTTGGGCGGCGGAACGCCCTCTGTTCTGCCCCCCGACCAAATCGGCCACCTGGTCGAAAGGGCTCGCTATCATTTCAACTTCCGGGATGACGTCGAAATCACCATCGAAGTCAATCCCGGTACGGCCAACCTCTCCCACCTGCGCGCGTACCGGCAGATCGGCATCAACCGCATTAACATCGGCGTCCAATCCTTTTCCGCAGACACGCTGCGTTTCCTGGGCAGGATCCACACGGCGGACGAAGCTGCCGCAGCCATAACCGCAGCGCGCCGGGCGGGCTTCGCCAATCTGGGCGTCGACCTGATCTACGGCATCCCGGCACAGACCCCGGAAGCCTGGCAAAAAGACCTCGAGCGGGCCGCCGCTTTTACCCCCGAGCACCTCTCCTGCTACACCCTGACCTACGAAGAGGGAACGCCCCTGTGGCACCGCAAAGCGAGGGGGGAAGTCGATCCCCTCGACGAGAACATGGTCGGCGATCTTTTCGCGGCCACCCAGGCGTTTCTGGATAGACACGGCTACGAGCAGTACGAAGTTTCCAATTTTGCCAAGCGGATGCCGGCGCCGCATCAACCCGGGAGTCGGGTTTCCCGGCGTTCGCGGCACAACATGAAATACTGGTCGGGAGCACCCTACATCGGCCTGGGCCCCTCGGCCCATTCGTTCACCCCCCCTTGCAGGCGTTGGAACGTCACCGATCTTAAGGACTACATCGCCCGCCTCAGGAACGGCGAACCACCCGTCGAAGCAAGCGAAACCCTGACCCGTGAGCAGCGCCTCACGGAAACCTTGTACCTGTCGCTGCGAACGGTCGAAGGCATCGACGTGCCCTTCCTGGAGCAAACCTTTGGACTGGATTTTCACGACCTTTACGGTAAGATTGTCGATGATCTGACGGAACAGGGGATGATTGCGTTGACAGGCGCACGCTGTGCGCTCACACCAAAGGGCCTGCGTTTTCTGGACGGGATCGCCGCCCTGTTTGTCGGCCAATAA
- a CDS encoding 2-oxoacid:ferredoxin oxidoreductase subunit beta, whose translation MAIKDYIRERFFPHMWCPGCGHGIVMNSMLHAVEKLGFSKNEIVMVSGIGCSSRISGYVDFHTLHTIHGRALAFATGVKLGLPELNVIVPMGDGDALAIGGNHFIHAARRNIDITAIVMNNRVYGMTGGQFSPLSGYGTKATTAPLGNIDHGFDVAQLATAAGASFVARSTTYHVQQLSDIIRKAILHEGFSVVEVLTQCPTYFGRKNKMGDAAEMMEWFKDNTTSIGSKAKKENDALIERGIFVQKNIPEYCEEYDKIIAHAMEGS comes from the coding sequence ATGGCCATCAAAGATTACATCCGGGAAAGATTCTTTCCGCATATGTGGTGCCCGGGCTGCGGACACGGCATCGTCATGAACAGCATGCTGCACGCCGTCGAAAAACTGGGTTTCAGTAAAAACGAAATCGTCATGGTGTCCGGCATCGGCTGTTCGTCGCGCATTTCCGGCTATGTGGATTTTCACACCCTGCACACCATTCACGGTCGGGCGCTGGCCTTTGCCACCGGAGTCAAGCTGGGGCTGCCCGAGCTCAACGTCATCGTTCCCATGGGCGACGGCGACGCCCTGGCCATCGGCGGCAACCATTTCATCCACGCCGCCCGGCGCAATATCGACATTACCGCCATCGTCATGAACAACCGTGTTTACGGCATGACCGGCGGCCAGTTTTCGCCCCTGTCCGGCTACGGCACCAAAGCCACCACGGCCCCCCTGGGCAACATCGACCACGGGTTCGACGTCGCTCAGCTGGCCACCGCGGCCGGGGCCTCCTTCGTGGCACGCTCCACCACCTACCACGTGCAACAGCTGTCCGACATCATCCGCAAAGCCATCCTGCACGAAGGGTTTTCGGTGGTCGAGGTGCTGACCCAGTGCCCGACCTACTTCGGCCGCAAGAACAAAATGGGCGATGCGGCGGAAATGATGGAGTGGTTCAAAGACAACACCACCTCCATCGGCTCCAAGGCCAAAAAGGAAAACGACGCCTTGATCGAACGCGGCATCTTCGTCCAGAAGAACATCCCCGAGTACTGCGAGGAATACGATAAAATCATCGCCCACGCCATGGAGGGAAGCTGA
- the tsaD gene encoding tRNA (adenosine(37)-N6)-threonylcarbamoyltransferase complex transferase subunit TsaD, with product MLILGIETSCDETAAAVVQNGHLIRSSIVASQIDVHHPYGGVVPELASRKHIEAIVPVVKEALDAAGVGAGDIQGVAATRGPGLVGSLLVGFSFAKAFAFAMGLPWIGVDHLEGHINSVFLGPEPPPFPFVALLVSGGHTAIYHVTAHTDPQLLGQTRDDAVGEAFDKVSKMLGLGYPGGRIVGEMAAQGNPSHVVLKRPYLDKEAYDFSFSGIKTGVNRIIQARGPLDQHLIRDIAAGFQEAVVDVLSYKLLNAARRKGCDHMAIVGGVAANDRLRERVVEEAARKGLAVHIPPPDLCGDNAAMIAAVGYHYLRRGETSDLDCDVYSRKV from the coding sequence ATGCTGATACTCGGTATAGAAACATCCTGCGATGAAACCGCCGCTGCGGTCGTTCAAAACGGACATCTGATTCGCTCATCGATCGTCGCCTCTCAAATCGACGTACACCACCCGTACGGCGGTGTGGTGCCCGAGCTGGCCTCGCGCAAACACATCGAGGCCATCGTCCCCGTCGTTAAGGAAGCCCTGGACGCTGCCGGGGTCGGAGCCGGCGATATTCAAGGGGTGGCCGCAACCCGGGGGCCCGGCCTGGTCGGCTCGCTGCTGGTGGGTTTCTCCTTTGCCAAAGCCTTTGCCTTTGCCATGGGGTTGCCCTGGATCGGCGTAGATCATCTGGAAGGCCACATCAATTCGGTCTTTCTCGGCCCCGAGCCGCCGCCCTTCCCCTTTGTCGCCCTGCTCGTATCCGGCGGGCACACCGCCATCTACCATGTCACGGCCCACACCGACCCGCAGCTGCTGGGACAGACGCGCGACGACGCGGTCGGTGAAGCGTTCGACAAAGTCTCCAAAATGCTGGGGCTGGGTTATCCAGGCGGCCGGATCGTGGGTGAAATGGCCGCTCAGGGAAATCCGTCCCATGTCGTCTTAAAAAGGCCCTACCTCGACAAAGAAGCCTACGACTTCAGCTTCAGCGGCATAAAAACCGGGGTGAACCGGATCATTCAGGCCAGGGGGCCGCTGGACCAACACCTCATCCGGGACATTGCCGCCGGCTTCCAGGAAGCCGTCGTGGACGTCCTGTCATACAAACTGCTCAATGCCGCCCGTCGCAAAGGGTGCGATCACATGGCCATCGTGGGAGGCGTCGCCGCCAACGACCGTCTGCGCGAAAGGGTCGTGGAGGAAGCCGCCCGCAAGGGCCTCGCCGTCCACATACCGCCCCCGGACCTGTGCGGCGACAATGCCGCCATGATCGCAGCCGTCGGTTATCACTATCTTCGCCGCGGCGAGACATCGGATTTGGATTGTGACGTGTACTCTCGTAAGGTGTAA
- a CDS encoding homoserine dehydrogenase: MKTIQIGLLGLGTVGTGVARMLTENMDVLEARVGVPLVLKSIADIDIEKDRGIAIDRRILTTDAARVVDDPGIDIVIEMIGGEGIAKELMLRAIDNGKQIVTANKALLAKHGNYIFKKAAKKGVDVAYEASVGGCMPIIKTVRESLVGNRIQSISGILNGTCNYILSKITDEGGTFEDTLADAQANGYAEADPSLDVDGFDTAHKLAIMAALGYGMAINYDDIYIEGISKITPLDIEFAAQFGYRIKLLAISKLKEGMVEARIHPTMIPFDNILSNVNGTLNAVAVSGDAVGDILLSGHGAGMMPTASAVISDVVDLARNLMAGISGRVPLLGCLAERVGRIPIIPVEDLRTHYYFRFSALDKPGVLSNISGILGKYEISLKSVHQKGRKTSGSVPLVMLTHSALEADVKRALEEIERLDVVGEKPVLIRIEDEREGT, encoded by the coding sequence ATGAAAACGATTCAAATTGGTCTGCTCGGTCTCGGAACCGTGGGGACGGGTGTCGCCCGCATGCTCACGGAAAATATGGACGTGCTCGAGGCGCGCGTGGGGGTTCCGCTGGTTTTGAAATCCATTGCCGACATCGACATCGAGAAAGACCGGGGGATCGCCATCGACAGGCGGATTCTGACAACGGACGCCGCCAGGGTCGTCGACGACCCCGGAATCGACATCGTCATCGAGATGATCGGCGGGGAGGGTATTGCGAAAGAGCTCATGTTGCGGGCCATCGATAACGGCAAACAGATCGTCACCGCCAACAAGGCGCTCTTGGCCAAACACGGCAACTACATATTCAAAAAAGCCGCGAAAAAGGGCGTGGACGTGGCCTACGAGGCCAGCGTGGGCGGCTGCATGCCCATTATCAAAACCGTGCGGGAGTCACTGGTCGGCAACCGCATCCAGTCCATTAGCGGAATCCTAAACGGCACCTGTAACTATATTCTGTCGAAGATCACCGACGAGGGCGGAACGTTTGAAGACACCCTGGCGGATGCCCAGGCCAACGGGTATGCCGAGGCCGACCCCTCCCTGGACGTAGACGGTTTCGACACGGCCCACAAACTGGCCATCATGGCGGCCCTGGGGTACGGCATGGCCATCAATTACGACGACATCTACATCGAAGGGATTTCCAAGATCACCCCCCTGGACATCGAATTTGCCGCTCAGTTCGGATACCGGATCAAGCTGTTGGCCATCAGCAAGCTCAAGGAGGGGATGGTCGAGGCCAGAATTCACCCCACCATGATTCCGTTCGACAACATCCTGTCGAACGTGAACGGCACCCTGAACGCGGTGGCGGTTTCAGGGGACGCGGTGGGCGATATCCTCCTTTCCGGCCACGGCGCGGGGATGATGCCCACGGCCAGCGCCGTAATCAGCGACGTCGTGGACCTGGCCCGCAACCTGATGGCAGGTATTTCCGGCAGGGTCCCGTTGCTGGGATGCCTGGCGGAGCGGGTCGGCCGGATTCCGATCATACCGGTGGAGGACCTGCGGACCCACTACTATTTCCGATTTTCCGCACTCGACAAACCCGGCGTGCTTTCCAATATATCGGGAATCCTGGGAAAATATGAGATCAGCCTGAAATCGGTGCACCAGAAAGGCAGAAAGACAAGCGGCTCGGTGCCGTTGGTGATGCTTACCCACAGCGCGTTGGAGGCCGATGTGAAAAGGGCCCTTGAGGAAATAGAGCGTCTGGACGTGGTCGGGGAAAAGCCGGTGTTGATCCGCATAGAAGACGAAAGGGAAGGGACGTGA
- the nagZ gene encoding beta-N-acetylhexosaminidase, whose translation MNTIRNNTPRMPYKDFTPSQKAGQRLMVGFEGTRFGPELKHLISTLKVGGIILFAENIADPEQVRNLCTAAQQCAASCGQPPLFIAVDQEGGKVARLRPPFTEFPGNPHMKTRRDAVHFADVTARELSSVGFNMNMAPVLDVALPGPEGVMKDRSFGDDPIRVTELGMAVIRGLQAGGVMAVAKHFPGIGRTRLDSHLDLPFLEATPRQLEACDMPPFEAAIREGTAGIMLSHICYRRLDEVWPASLSRKICAELLRKKMGYRGVVMTDDLDMGAVAAHFDTPTTVHRVLQAEVDIALICHKGPAIETAFEEILRIHEDNPDLAAKGMDALTRIMKLKDLYLR comes from the coding sequence ATGAACACAATACGAAACAACACCCCCCGCATGCCATACAAGGACTTCACCCCCTCTCAAAAAGCGGGTCAGCGCCTCATGGTGGGATTCGAGGGAACCCGCTTCGGCCCGGAACTGAAACACCTCATCAGCACGCTGAAGGTCGGCGGTATCATCCTCTTTGCCGAAAACATCGCCGACCCGGAACAGGTTCGAAACCTGTGCACCGCGGCCCAGCAATGCGCCGCATCCTGCGGTCAGCCGCCGCTCTTTATCGCCGTCGACCAGGAAGGCGGCAAGGTCGCCCGCCTCAGACCGCCCTTCACCGAATTTCCGGGCAACCCCCACATGAAAACCCGCAGGGACGCGGTCCATTTTGCCGACGTCACCGCCCGGGAACTGAGCTCCGTCGGCTTCAACATGAATATGGCGCCGGTTCTGGACGTGGCCCTGCCGGGCCCGGAGGGCGTTATGAAAGACCGGTCTTTCGGAGATGACCCCATCCGGGTGACCGAACTCGGCATGGCCGTCATCCGGGGGCTTCAGGCCGGAGGCGTCATGGCCGTGGCCAAGCATTTTCCCGGCATTGGAAGAACCCGCCTGGATTCACATCTCGACCTTCCCTTTTTGGAGGCAACGCCCCGTCAACTGGAAGCATGCGACATGCCGCCCTTCGAAGCCGCTATCCGCGAAGGAACGGCGGGCATCATGCTGTCGCACATCTGTTACCGCCGGTTGGACGAGGTATGGCCGGCCAGCCTTTCCAGAAAAATATGCGCGGAACTGCTGCGGAAAAAAATGGGCTACCGGGGCGTGGTGATGACCGACGACCTTGACATGGGGGCCGTGGCCGCCCATTTCGACACCCCCACCACGGTTCACCGTGTGCTGCAAGCCGAGGTCGATATCGCCCTGATCTGCCACAAGGGGCCTGCCATCGAAACAGCCTTCGAGGAAATTCTGCGCATCCACGAAGACAACCCGGACCTCGCCGCCAAAGGGATGGATGCCCTGACGCGCATAATGAAATTAAAAGATCTATACCTGCGCTGA